One segment of Purpureocillium takamizusanense chromosome 7, complete sequence DNA contains the following:
- the RBF1 gene encoding Transcription factor rbf1 (RPG-box-binding factor) (Repressor-activator protein 1) (COG:S~EggNog:ENOG503P0DU), producing MSSLGPSGSNAHAGLNFSQAGLRRNPGFAPSHANQHQPNKQSPAPHAASPYQTQAYTPQQPPQAAYPGHLFQQTVNTNVPNGHPASRAPQSHVPNALNVQRQRAAPQRQQMQPQPNPPPMVFPSGISQSVPHDPIISHQQHQQPHPSHQPHLGHPSHQQHHQQQHPQQQPHHQQQHQQHQAHQAHQAHQAHQAAQHQAHQQAHQAHQSHMGHQGHQSHQGHPGHPGRQSHQGHPIPQQQHTPQQQQQQQLPPQPPPQQQQQQQAQQQQQQQQQQQQQQQAQQQQQQQQQQQQQQQQQQQQQTPQQQPQQMPQPPAQPQQQPQVPQVPQVPQMQQVQQAQQVQPSPQQPPAQIPQQQDDHAVDDMDTEGQNDGNDDASTLEAKLLNDPSYVPSQPMGELMSPPPEGGSYPTLEAVQKAVLRYCTSVGYAIVIGRSKKTVPGLKKVLFVCDRAGKPPSRVSPEFRKRKTSSRKCDCPFGFFAIEQRTQWTIRYRPDLAHLKHNHGPSEGPSNHPAARKLDSKMVAAVKQLKDNGTSSEQPANGRSVSADVSAGAGVTETLQILQNENPDCHLLPRDIYNARAAINRNPAKVATGIAENRPAIYTKPQQSPEDRIRADLRRELAKAREDMKKMEDEKQKEIDELKAKLEEKEKLIQKFETFIDICNERVMIQRERLSENASAGGNPGR from the coding sequence atgtcgagCCTTGGGCCATCCGGGTCCAATGCCCACGCCGGCTTGAACTTCTCTCAGGCCGGCTTGCGCCGCAACCCCGGATTTGCACCCTCGCATGCGAACCAGCACCAGCCGAACAAGCAGTCTCCCGCACCtcacgccgcctcgccctaCCAGACCCAGGCCTACACgcctcagcagccgccgcaggcagCCTATCCGGGGCACCTTTTCCAGCAAACTGTCAACACCAATGTTCCCAATGGCCAcccggcgtcgcgggcgccgcagAGCCATGTCCCCAACGCACTCAATGTCCAGCGACAGAGAGCTGCCCCCCAGCGGCAACAGATGCAGCCCCAGCCgaacccgccgcccatggtATTCCCCAGCGGCATCAGTCAGTCTGTACCGCATGACCCTATCATttcgcaccagcagcaccagcagcctcATCCCTCTCACCAGCCGCATCTGGGGCACCCgagccaccagcagcaccaccagcagcagcacccgcagcagcagcctcaccaccaacaacagcatcaacaacaccagGCGCACCAGGCACACCAGGCACATCAGGCACaccaggcggcgcagcaccagGCCCATCAGCAGGCGCATCAAGCGCACCAGAGCCATATGGGGCACCAGGGACATCAGAGTCACCAGGGACATCCGGGCCACCCTGGACGTCAATCGCACCAAGGCCATCCGATTCCTCAACAGCAGCACACGccgcaacaacagcagcagcagcaattgCCGCCACAACCCCCAccgcagcaacaacagcagcagcaggcgcagcagcagcagcaacaacaacagcagcagcaacagcagcagcaggcgcagcagcaacaacagcaacaacagcaacaacagcaacaacagcagcagcagcagcagcagcaaactccacagcagcagccgcagcagatGCCGCAGCCtcccgcgcagccgcagcaacagcctCAGGTGCCACAGGTACCACAGGTGCCTCAGATGCAGCAGGTGCAGCAAGCACAGCAGGTGCAAccctcgccgcagcagccgccagcCCAGATTCCTCAACAGCAGGATGACCACGCCGTGGATGACATGGACACTGAAGGACAAAATGATGGGAACGATGATGCGAGCACGCTCGAAGCGAAGCTCCTCAACGACCCGTCCTACGTCCCCTCCCAGCCAATGGGCGAATTgatgtcgccgcccccggaAGGAGGGAGCTATCCGACCTTGGAGGCTGTCCAGAAGGCCGTGTTGCGGTATTGCACATCGGTGGGCTATGCAATCGTCATTGGCCGGTCAAAGAAGACAGTTCCGGGCCTGAAAAAGGTTCTCTTTGTCTGCGACCGGGCGGGCAAGCCGCCGAGCCGTGTCAGTCCCGAATTTCGCAAACGCAAGACGTCGTCCAGGAAATGTGACTGTCCGttcggcttcttcgccatTGAGCAGCGCACGCAGTGGACAATTCGCTACCGACCTGATCTGGCGCACCTGAAGCACAACCATGGCCCGAGCGAGGGACCTTCGAACCACCCAGCCGCTCGCAAGCTAGATAGCAaaatggtggcggcggtcaAGCAGCTTAAGGACAATGGTACGTCGTCGGAGCAGCCAGCAAATGGTCGATCAGTTTCCGCTGACGTTTCTGCAGGTGCCGGCGTCACCGAAACGTTGCAGATTCTTCAGAACGAAAACCCAGACTGCCATCTGCTCCCAAGGGATATATAcaacgcccgcgccgccatcaaccGGAATCCGGCAAAGGTGGCTACGGGCATAGCTGAAAACCGGCCAGCCATTTACACCAAGCCCCAGCAGTCACCCGAGGACCGCATACGAGCCGATCTCCGGCGAGAGCTCGCAAAGGCCCGCGAGGATATGAAGAAGATGGAAGACGAGAAGCAAAAGGAAATTGACGAGCTGAAGGCCAAACtggaagagaaagagaagCTCATCCAGAAGTTTGAAACCTTCATCGACATTTGC